From one Paenibacillus terrae HPL-003 genomic stretch:
- a CDS encoding S8 family serine peptidase has translation MIKSKNIKKTLSVSFTAILAFSLISPVYGDASTTTAAGASTISAKVSAKLNQQFSESEYVTYLVKLKDQVDTESVAKHAFQKASSDQISPAAAKLSVRTTVVNSLIDTAEKSQQPVEEYLKKEVNNGGVKKYKSYFIVNALAVTSTKEVLDNLATLPEVDKILPDETRELQKVEIDKDAQPAAEQAAVDTAATEENAQKSVEESVYKDAVTPSRAEWNISKIKAPQVWAKGIDGKGVVVANLDTGVEYTHPALKRKWRGLNASGQVVNPELSWYDAVNGASLPTDSNGHGTHTMGTSVGSDSNGTNEIGVAPGAKWIAVRVFNPSTTDSILLDGGQWLLAPVDKNGKKHPELAPDVVNNSWGGGPGLDEWYRPVTKAWRAAQIFPEFSAGNTTLSNPGGPGSVANPANLPEAYATGATDVNNKLASFSLRGPSPYGEVKPEISAPGVNIRSSVPGGVYEGGWNGTSMAGPHTAGLAALLLQAKPSLTVDQLEDVISKTATPLTDSQYRTSPNNGYGYGLIDALAAVNSVLN, from the coding sequence TTGATTAAGTCGAAAAATATCAAAAAGACGTTATCGGTTAGTTTTACTGCTATTCTTGCTTTTTCTCTGATTTCTCCGGTGTACGGAGATGCGAGCACAACCACCGCGGCAGGAGCTTCAACCATTTCCGCCAAGGTTTCAGCCAAGCTGAACCAGCAATTTAGTGAAAGCGAGTACGTCACCTATCTGGTCAAATTAAAAGATCAGGTAGATACAGAGTCGGTTGCCAAGCATGCTTTCCAAAAGGCTTCCTCAGACCAGATTTCTCCGGCTGCCGCTAAGCTGTCTGTACGTACAACAGTTGTGAACTCTCTCATTGATACTGCTGAAAAATCTCAACAGCCTGTGGAAGAATACTTAAAGAAGGAAGTCAATAACGGAGGCGTCAAAAAGTACAAGAGCTACTTTATCGTGAACGCGCTTGCGGTAACGAGTACCAAGGAGGTATTGGATAATCTCGCCACACTTCCTGAGGTAGACAAAATTTTACCGGATGAAACGCGGGAGCTGCAAAAGGTTGAAATAGATAAGGATGCCCAGCCAGCAGCCGAACAAGCTGCTGTAGACACGGCTGCAACGGAAGAGAATGCACAAAAATCCGTGGAGGAATCCGTATATAAGGATGCTGTAACGCCGAGCCGAGCCGAATGGAATATTTCCAAAATCAAAGCACCACAGGTTTGGGCCAAAGGCATTGACGGCAAAGGGGTTGTCGTTGCCAATCTTGATACAGGCGTAGAGTACACTCACCCGGCGCTGAAAAGAAAATGGCGCGGTTTGAATGCTTCCGGTCAAGTCGTTAATCCAGAGCTGAGCTGGTATGATGCGGTTAACGGAGCATCACTGCCAACAGATTCAAACGGACATGGTACACATACGATGGGGACGAGTGTTGGCTCGGACAGTAACGGTACGAATGAAATCGGGGTTGCTCCCGGTGCCAAATGGATTGCCGTACGGGTATTTAACCCGTCAACGACAGATTCCATTCTGCTGGACGGAGGTCAATGGTTGCTGGCCCCAGTAGACAAAAATGGCAAGAAGCATCCTGAGCTTGCGCCGGATGTGGTGAATAACTCTTGGGGCGGTGGACCTGGTCTGGATGAATGGTATCGTCCAGTCACCAAGGCGTGGAGAGCGGCTCAGATTTTCCCTGAGTTCTCTGCAGGCAACACGACACTGTCAAATCCGGGCGGACCTGGGTCTGTAGCTAATCCGGCGAACCTGCCGGAAGCCTATGCCACAGGAGCGACTGATGTTAACAACAAGCTGGCGAGCTTCTCGCTGCGTGGTCCTTCGCCATATGGAGAAGTGAAGCCTGAGATATCGGCCCCTGGCGTAAACATCCGTTCCTCTGTTCCTGGTGGTGTTTACGAGGGTGGCTGGAACGGTACATCCATGGCAGGCCCGCATACGGCCGGATTAGCGGCATTGCTGCTCCAGGCCAAGCCATCCTTGACAGTGGATCAACTGGAGGATGTTATTTCGAAAACAGCGACGCCGCTGACAGACAGCCAGTATCGGACTTCACCGAATAACGGCTATGGATATGGTCTGATCGACGCGTTGGCTGCGGTCAATTCGGTACTTAACTAG